The following coding sequences lie in one Sorghum bicolor cultivar BTx623 chromosome 6, Sorghum_bicolor_NCBIv3, whole genome shotgun sequence genomic window:
- the LOC8080365 gene encoding protein LURP-one-related 6 isoform X1 — protein sequence MNKSIPVVSKIFCSGTPTMLMIRRRPIVVNGGGFVVTDLSHNIVFVVDGCGILGSKGELMVKDGEGEPILSISKKGGIVQALSTRNKWNGYSMDYQGKNTLVFSLTDPKSCTAQGAPIRIHIEPKRNCKNWDFEIGGSFADRDCTIVDCTRKIVAQVCSAFIILYTSAFVVHYLSRFLLLSLIKGIHKLIQVMINRSYSMRAENKKVYLYMSIDMVHFLAKKMHNHL from the exons ATGAACAAGAGCATTCCTGTAGTCAGCAAGATTTTTTGCTCAGGCACTCCAACAATGCTGATGATAAGGAGGAGACCAATTGTAGTGAACGGTGGTGGTTTTGTTGTTACTGACCTCAGTCATAACATTGTTTTTGTCGTGGATGGTTGTGGAATACTTGGATCCAAGGGAGAGCTTATGGTCAAAGATGGTGAAGGAGAACCAATATTATCCATCTCTAAAAAG GGAGGAATTGTCCAGGCGCTAAGCACAAGGAACAAATGGAATGGATACTCCATGGATTACCAAGGAAAAAACACATTGGTTTTTAGCCTAACTGATCCGAAATCATGCACAGCGCAAGGTGCTCCGATTAGAATTCATATTGAACCCAAGAGGAATTGTAAAAATTGGGATTTCGAAATTGGTGGATCTTTTGCAGATAGAGACTGTACAATAGTTGATTGCACCAGAAAAATAGTAGCCCAGGTATGCAGTGCCTTTATAATCCTCTACACCTCTGCATTTGTAGTACATTATCTTAGCAGATTCCTTTTGTTGTCACTAATTAAAGGAATACACAAGCTGATCCAGGTCATGATTAACAGGAGTTATTCCATGAGGGCAGAAAATAAAAAAGTCTATTTGTACATGTCTATAGACATGGTGCATTTTTTGGCTaagaaaatgcataaccatctCTAG
- the LOC8080365 gene encoding protein LURP-one-related 6 isoform X2, with the protein MNKSIPVVSKIFCSGTPTMLMIRRRPIVVNGGGFVVTDLSHNIVFVVDGCGILGSKGELMVKDGEGEPILSISKKGGIVQALSTRNKWNGYSMDYQGKNTLVFSLTDPKSCTAQGAPIRIHIEPKRNCKNWDFEIGGSFADRDCTIVDCTRKIVAQMGMKELIGGKDFYHVEVQSGYDQAFIIGVMAILDNIHGESTRC; encoded by the exons ATGAACAAGAGCATTCCTGTAGTCAGCAAGATTTTTTGCTCAGGCACTCCAACAATGCTGATGATAAGGAGGAGACCAATTGTAGTGAACGGTGGTGGTTTTGTTGTTACTGACCTCAGTCATAACATTGTTTTTGTCGTGGATGGTTGTGGAATACTTGGATCCAAGGGAGAGCTTATGGTCAAAGATGGTGAAGGAGAACCAATATTATCCATCTCTAAAAAG GGAGGAATTGTCCAGGCGCTAAGCACAAGGAACAAATGGAATGGATACTCCATGGATTACCAAGGAAAAAACACATTGGTTTTTAGCCTAACTGATCCGAAATCATGCACAGCGCAAGGTGCTCCGATTAGAATTCATATTGAACCCAAGAGGAATTGTAAAAATTGGGATTTCGAAATTGGTGGATCTTTTGCAGATAGAGACTGTACAATAGTTGATTGCACCAGAAAAATAGTAGCCCAG ATGGGTATGAAAGAGCTGATAGGAGGCAAGGACTTCTACCATGTGGAAGTGCAGTCAGGATATGACCAAGCTTTCATCATTGGGGTGATGGCAATTCTTGACAACATACATGGAGAATCCACCAGATGCTGA
- the LOC8080366 gene encoding uncharacterized protein LOC8080366: MASSSGSGGGVEGGVGEGPTTLDELYQINVVPAELHFKFRKELQGLRVGLNLEFYNLEVNDFEAKVVLKPLDYDRKWKFQYKPISGDIQLLSKKIPVTKYLNLQVGIGHNYHLNATGWKWKLSTCLGGDGISQIRNKSKLSLFPGFDLRIGWKAEYVLPEIHGAVGTGEPAFSMNYGRLHASIDRVEAIVTQSDRY, from the exons atGGCCTCGAGCTCCGGAAGCGGCGGCGGGGTGGAGGGCGGGGTCGGGGAGGGGCCGACGACGCTGGACGAGCTGTACCAGATCAACGTGGTGCCGGCCGAGCTGCACTTCAAGTTCCGCAAGGAGCTCCAGGGCCTCCGCGTCGGCCTCAACCTCGAG TTCTACAACCTTGAGGTGAATGACTTTGAGGCAAAGGTAGTACTGAAGCCTCTAGACTACGACCGGAAATGGAAATTCCAGTACAAGCCCATCAGTGGCGACATACAGCTGCTTTCCAAGAAGATACCAGTCACAAAGTATCTAAATCTACAG GTTGGTATTGGCCACAATTATCATCTGAATGCAACTGGATGGAAGTGGAAGCTTTCTACTTGCCTGGGGGGAGACGGTATCTCTCAAATAAGAAACAAGTCAAAACTCAGCTTGTTCCCAGGGTTTGATTTGAGGATTGGATGGAAAGCAGAATATGTGCTTCCAGAGATTCATGG GGCTGTTGGCACAGGAGAACCAGCCTTCAGTATGAACTACGGAAGGTTGCATGCTTCAATAGATCGGGTCGAGGCTATTGTTACTCAGTCAGATCGGTACTGA
- the LOC8065833 gene encoding probable signal peptidase complex subunit 2, producing MASDGAAATPAKVTPKKANLLDPYSIKHLLDETISDVVKNKGYTEDTRLGNWKLGIGAAVIAVALLAQFYPKKFPQNREFLLGCIALYVVLNVVLLILSYTKEKDAILFTHPPAGSFNSTGLTISSKLPRFSDMYTLTIASADPQSISANKPVHFTKSVTKWFTKEGVLVEGLFWKDVEKLIDDYNSERKSK from the exons ATGGCGAGCGACGGCGCGGCGGCTACGCCGGCGAAGGTTACCCCAAAGAAGGCCAATCTCCTCGACCCGTACTCCATCAAGCACCTCCTCGACGAGACCATCTCAGAT GTCGTGAAGAACAAGGGCTACACCGAGGACACGCGGCTAGGCAATTGGAAGCTGGGCATCGGGGCCGCCGTGATCGCCGTCGCCCTCCTCGCGCAGTTTTACCCCAAGAAGTTTCCGCAGAACCGCGAATTCCTCCTCGGCTGCATCGCACT ATATGTGGTGCTGAATGTGGTGCTGCTGATTCTTAGCTACACTAAGGAGAAGGATGCCATCCTCTTCACGCATCCTCCTGCG GGTTCTTTCAACAGCACTGGCCTCACTATTTCTTCTAAATTACCAAGATTCTCGGACATGTACACTCTCACAATAGCAAGTGCAGATCCGCAGTCTATCTCTGCAAACAAGCCAGTCCATTTCACTAAGAGCGTGACAAAGTG GTTTACAAAGGAAGGAGTCCTTGTGGAAGGCCTGTTCTGGAAGGATGTCGAGAAGCTGATTGATGACTATAACAGCGAGCGCAAGAGTAAATGA
- the LOC8079389 gene encoding pentatricopeptide repeat-containing protein At2g06000, translating into MFLRHDTLLLLRLRLPPHHPLLRLLHYAISPEPHPPPQHPAPAAPHAAELWIAKALASAALLRPHCLPAFHGLAPSPLAAAAAVRLAPCAGSALRIFSALHSPPLSVPPSEQSYSHVITLLCRSGRHRDALKLFDQMTDQSGYLPDAVFFSFVAGSCTNAGLLDAAVTLLTKASQFGRRIEPYAYNNLLNLLIARGRAQDAVALFESWIQDGLYSPDGWSFNVVIKGVCRVGNFQKALELVERMTEFGCSPDTITHNILVDGLCRAKQVNRGHDLLRRLQRDGVCMPNVVTYTSVISGYCKAGRMEDALSVYNDMLESGTRPNTVTYNVLINGYGKALDMESAVRMYRQLILRRCPPDVVTFSSLIDGYCRCGQLDDAMRIWKEMGQHHIQPNVYTFSIIIHSLCKQNRSAEALGFLRELNMRADIAPQTFIYNPVIDILCKGGQVEEANLIVTDMEEKGCHPDKYTYTILIIGHCMKGRIPEAITLFHKMVETGCRPDKITVNSFISCVLKAGMPNEVDQIMLIASGHASASQKVPSHPSQRLDISVAV; encoded by the coding sequence ATGTTCCTCCGCCACGatactctcctcctcctccgcctccgcctaccTCCTCACCACCCCCTACTCCGCCTCCTCCACTACGCCATCAGCCCCGAGCCCCACCCGCCGCCACAACACCCGGCCCCGGCAGCGCCGCACGCCGCCGAGCTCTGGATCGCCAAGGCGCTCGCGTCAGCGGCCCTCCTTCGTCCGCACTGCCTCCCGGCCTTCCACGGCCTCGCTCCCTCCCCGCTTGCTGCCGCGGCCGCAGTCCGTCTCGCGCCGTGCGCCGGGTCTGCCCTCCGCATATTCTCCGCCCTGCACTCCCCGCCGCTCTCTGTACCCCCTTCTGAGCAGTCCTACAGCCACGTTATCACGTTGCTTTGCCGGTCCGGTCGCCACAGGGACGCACTCAAGCTGTTCGACCAAATGACGGATCAGTCGGGGTACTTACCCGATGCAGTGTTCTTCTCGTTTGTGGCCGGCTCCTGCACCAATGCTGGCCTTCTTGATGCTGCGGTGACTTTGCTCACAAAGGCCTCCCAGTTTGGTCGCCGCATTGAGCCGTATGCATATAACAACCTCTTGAACTTGTTAATTGCCCGTGGCCGTGCACAGGATGCTGTTGCTTTGTTTGAGAGCTGGATTCAGGATGGGCTGTATTCTCCCGATGGCTGGAGTTTTAATGTTGTCATTAAGGGGGTGTGTCGGGTGGGGAATTTCCAGAAGGCACTTGAGTTAGTTGAAAGGATGACTGAGTTTGGGTGTTCTCCTGATACCATCACACACAATATTCTTGTTGATGGGCTATGTAGGGCGAAGCAGGTGAACAGGGGCCatgatttattgaggaggctccagAGGGATGGTGTTTGCATGCCCAATGTTGTGACATACACCTCAGTAATATCAGGTTATTGTAAGGCTGGCAGGATGGAGGATGCGTTGTCAGTATATAATGACATGCTTGAATCTGGAACAAGACCCAACACGGTCACATACAATGTGCTTATTAATGGATATGGAAAGGCTTTGGACATGGAATCTGCAGTGAGAATGTATCGGCAGCTGATTCTCCGTCGCTGCCCTCCCGATGTTGTGACATTTAGTTCTTTGATTGATGGATATTGTCGGTGTGGACAGCTTGATGATGCCATGAGGATTTGGAAGGAGATGGGTCAGCATCATATTCAACCAAATGTATACACTTTCTCCATCATAATACACTCACTTTGTAAGCAGAACAGATCAGCAGAAGCTCTTGGTTTTCTAAGGGAATTGAATATGCGAGCAGACATTGCTCCACAGACATTTATATATAACCCGGTCATTGATATACTGTGCAAGGGAGGACAGGTGGAAGAAGCAAACTTGATTGTAACAGACATGGAAGAGAAAGGGTGTCATCCTGACAAGTATACATATACTATTCTAATAATTGGGCACTGTATGAAGGGTAGGATACCAGAGGCAATCACCCTTTTCCACAAAATGGTGGAAACTGGGTGTCGCCCTGACAAGATTACAGTTAATTCTTTTATTAGTTGTGTTTTGAAGGCTGGGATGCCTAATGAGGTAGATCAAATAATGCTTATTGCTTCAGGGCATGCTTCAGCTAGTCAGAAAGTTCCTTCTCACCCGAGCCAAAGACTAGATATTTCAGTTGCTGTATAG